A single genomic interval of Aphidius gifuensis isolate YNYX2018 linkage group LG6, ASM1490517v1, whole genome shotgun sequence harbors:
- the LOC122859163 gene encoding kelch-like ECH-associated protein 1B, whose protein sequence is MDGEEDYMPNNNETTNRKFYTKKSSTSSSSKTPRDNSMEDNWESVLNNDKDGDLGDMSFCIANYMKDAMNMMFIMRSHHMLTDVILEVGSELFHAHKVILAAASPYFKAMFTGGLKESEMTRVKLQGVCPTAMAKLMYFMYTGQIRVTEVTVCSLLPAATMFQVNNVIDACCVFLERQLDPTNAIGIANFAEQHGCNNLHRKANQFIVQHFSQICQEEEFLQLSAIQVVSLVRKDELNVQEEREVYNAVLKWVKYNEEARGSKMEHMLHAVRCQYLTPKFLREQMKNCDVLKKVPACREYLAQIFKDLTLHKKPIVKERTPNTPRVIFIAGGFLKHSLDILESYNVDDKLWIQHSKLVVPRSGLGGAFLKGMFYVVGGRNNSPDSRLTPYDSRYDSDWVDRYDPVTDQWRTCRPLLTPRNRVGVVVMDSLLYAVGGCKGTEHHDSVECYDPDQDTWNYIKPMHLRRVGVGVAVVNRLLYAIGGFDGYTRLNSVECYHPENNEWSIVSPMEISRSGAGVASLGQYIYVVGGYDGYGQLDTVERYDTEHDKWEKVASISVSRSALSVTVLDGKLYAMGGYDGTTFISIVEIYDPVVDKWEQGVPMTSGRSGHASAVSYHHCPNHCDHWDHNITTERGENT, encoded by the exons atggatGGTGAGGAGGATTACAtgccaaataataatgaaacaacaaatagaaaattttatactaaaaaatcatcaacatcatcatcatcaaaaacacCAAGAGATAATTCAATGGAAGATAATTGGGAAAGTGTCTTGAACAATGACAAAGATGGTGATCTTGGTGATATGTCATTTTGTATTGCAAATTATATGAAAGATGCTATGAACATGATGTTTATAATGCGTAGTCATCATATGTTGACTGATGTCATTCTAGAAGTTGGCTCTGAATTATTTCATGCACATAAAGTTATTTTAGCAGCAGCAAGTCCATACTTtaag gcAATGTTTACTGGAGGATTAAAAGAAAGTGAAATGACTAGAGTTAAATTACAAGGTGTATGTCCAACAGCAATGGCTAAACTCAtgtattttatgtatactGGACAAATTCGTGTTACTGAAGTTACAGTATGTTCACTACTTCCAGCAGCAACAATGTTTCAG gtaaataatgttattgatGCATGTTGTGTATTTCTTGAACGTCAATTAGATCCAACAAATGCAATTGGAATTGCAAATTTTGCTGAACAACATGGCTGTAATAATCTTCATAGAAAAgcaaatcaatttattgtaCAACATTTTAGTCAAATATGTCAAGAAgaagaatttttacaattatcagCAATACAAGTTGTATCATTAGTTAGAAAAGATGAGCTTAATGTACAAGAAGAACGTGAAGTATATAATGCTGTATTAAAATGGGTTAAATATAATGAAGAAGCAAGAGGTTCTAAAATGGAACATATGTTACATGCTGTACGTTGTCAATATTTAACACCAAAATTTTTACgtgaacaaatgaaaaattgtgatgtattaaaaaaagtacCAGCATGTAGAGAATATTTAgcacaaatatttaaagatttaaCATTACATAAAAAACCAATTGTCAAAGAAAGAACACCAAATACACCAAGAGTTATATTTATTGCTGgtggttttttaaaacattcatTGGATATACTTGAAAGttataatgttgatgataaattatggATACAACATTCAAAATTAGTTGTACCAAGATCTGGTCTTGGTGGTGCATTTTTAAAAGGTATGTTTTATGTTGTTGGAGGAAGAAATAATTCACCAGATTCAAGATTAACACCATATGATTCaag ATATGATAGTGATTGGGTTGATAGATATGATCCAGTAACAGATCAATGGAGAACATGTAGACCATTATTAACACCAAGAAATcgtgttggtgttgttgttatgGATAGTTTATTATATGCTGTTGGTGGTTGTAAAGGTACAGAACATCATGATAGTGTTGAATGTTATGATCCTGATCAAGATACTTGGAATTATATTAAACCAATGCATTTAAGAAGagttggtgttggtgttgcTGTTGTAAatag ATTATTATATGCTATTGGTGGTTTTGATGGTTATACTCGTTTAAATTCAGTTGAATGTTATCATccagaaaataatgaatggTCAATTGTATCACCAATGGAAATATCAAGATCAGGAGCTGGTGTTGCTAGTCTTggacaatatatttatgttgttgGTGGTTATGATGGTTATGGACAATTAGATACTGTTGAACGTTATGATACTGAACATGATAAATGGGAAAAAGTTGCATCAATTTCAGTATCAAGAAGTGCACTTAGTGTTACAGTTTTAGATGGAAAATTATATGCAATgg gAGGATATGATGGAACAACTTTTATTAGTATAGTAGAAATATATGATCCAGTTGTTGATAAATGGGAACAAGGTGTACCAATGACATCTGGAAGATCAGGACATGCTAGTGCTGTTTCTTATCATCATTGTCCAAATCATTGTGATCATTGGGATCATAATATTACCACTGAACGTGGTGAAAATACGTGA
- the LOC122859212 gene encoding uncharacterized protein LOC122859212, with the protein MRSIINIYLSVTGYLTEKKQETMDERTRLIGNPVFINIDDKSDFKNDLMGNYEYLTAHPLWIKIRLIIFWILWIALIVIIIITVVIKSCLFSNICSSSFNNKMTK; encoded by the exons ATGCGgtcaattatcaatatttatctg tCTGTCACTGGATATCTGACAGAGAAGAAACAAGAAACAATGGATGAAAGAACAAGACTCATTGGTAATccagtttttataaatattgatgataagagtgattttaaaaatg atttaatgggaaattatgaatatttaacgGCTCATCCACTTTGGATAAAAATACGATTGATAATATTCTGGATTCTTTGGATTGCTCTTattgtcataataataatcacgGTTGTTATCAAATCGTGTTTGTTTAGTAATATTTGTTCGTCttcatttaacaataaaatgacaaaatag
- the LOC122859729 gene encoding homeobox protein MSX-1, translated as MSGSHRQNRVTSDFSIAKILSDDLTSKNNTKNINNYIIYHNNSTQINNDEKKHCNNYIIDDKAGTSDNVNVDYQKVVVNDFNKIENLHWLQCTRYKPPKLPRNTMTVKNIKRKPAKHPRIPFTNLQLQILEKQYNNKAYLMRKDVQQLSNQLKLPQSRVKIWFQNRRARDRRDNKIVDN; from the coding sequence ATGTCAGGATCACACAGACAAAATCGTGTTACAAGTGATTTTAGTATTGCTAAAATTCTCAGTGATGATTTaacatctaaaaataatactaaaaatattaataattatattatttatcataataatagtacacaaattaataatgacgaaaaaaagcattgtaataattatattattgatgataaagcTGGTACAAGTGATAATGTTAATGTGGATTATCAAAAAgttgttgttaatgattttaataaaattgaaaatcttCATTGGCTTCAGTGTACAAGATACAAACCACCAAAGTTACCAAGAAACACTATGacagttaaaaatattaagagGAAACCAGCAAAACATCCACGTATAccatttacaaatttacaattacaaatattagaaaaacaatataataataaagcttATTTGATGAGAAAAGATGTACAACAATTatcaaatcaattgaaattacCACAAAGTCGTGTTAAAATTTGGTTTCAAAATAGAAGAGCAAGAGACAGGcgtgataataaaatagttgataat
- the LOC122859180 gene encoding adenylosuccinate synthetase-like, giving the protein MSGKIQQLNGDDTLSSPRKKTKICQIPVVTSKATVVLGAQWGDEGKGKAVDMLAAKADVVCRCQGGNNAGHTVVIDGTKYFFHLLPSGIISSRCIAVLGNGVVIHLPGLFDELETNEEKGLKDWHDRLIISDRAHIVFDFHQQVDGMQELEKGSQSLGTTKKGIGPTYSSKATRNGLRICDLLGDYDEFSKKFNILVEQYQRMFPLLHVDVDAELERYKEFAERIRPYVTETVTFLHKALKEGKKVLVEGANAAMLDIDFGTYPFVTSSNCSIGGVFTGLGVAPKSIGEVIGVVKAYTTRVGDGPFPTELNDDIGELLQTRGYEFGVTTKRKRRCGWLDLALLKFTNKVNGYTSIFLTKLDILDTLAEIKICIGYRLNGKEIEHFPSHASDLAKVEPIYNTIEGWMEKTEGVRSFDKLPLNARKYVKMIEEHLETPVKWIGVGAGRESVIAI; this is encoded by the exons ATGTCTGGTAAGATTCAGCAGTTAAATGGTGATGACACATTATCATCACCaagaaaaaagacaaaaatatgTCAAATTCCAGTTGTAACATCAAAAGCAACTGTTGTCCTTGGTGCCCAATGGGGTGATGAAGGTAAAGGCAAAGCTGTTGATATGTTGGCTGCTAAAGCTGATGTTGTCTGTCGTTGTCAG gGAGGTAATAATGCTGGGCATACAGTTGTCATTGATGGtaccaagtatttttttcatttactacCAAGTGGAATAATAAGTTCACGTTGTATTGCTGTTTTgg GCAATGGTGTTGTTATACATTTGCCTGGTTTATTTGATGAGCTTGaaacaaatgaagaaaaagGCTTAAAAGATTGGCATGATCGTTTAATAATATCTGATCGTGCACATATTGTATTTGATTTTCATCAACAAGTTGATGGAATGCAAGAATTAGAAAAAGGTAGTCAATCACTTGGTACAACTAAAAAAGGTATTGGTCCAACTTATTCAAGTAAAGCAACAAGAAATGGTCTAAGAATATGTGATTTACTTGGTGATTATGAtgaattttcgaaaaaatttaatatacttgTTGAACAATATCAAAGAATGTTTCCACTATTacatgttgatgttgatgctgAATTGGAACGTTACAaaga atTTGCTGAACGAATAAGGCCATATGTTACTGAGACAGTAACATTTTTACATAAAGCAttaaaagaaggaaaaaaagtaCTTGTTGAAGGTGCAAATGCTGCAATGTTGGATATTGATTTTGGTACTTATCCATTTGTAACAAGTTCAAATTGTAGTATTGGTGGTGTATTTACTGGACTTGGTGTTGCACCAAAAAGTATTGGTGAAGTTATTGGTGTTGTTAAAGCTTATACAACACGTGTTGGTGATGGTCCATTTCCAActgaattaaatgatgatattggTGAATTATTACAAACTCGTGGATATGAATTTGGTGTTAcaactaaaagaaaaagacgTTGTGGTTGGCTTGATCTTGCTTTacttaaatttacaaataaagtCAATgg atacacatcaatatttttgacaAAACTTGATATACTGGATACATTGGCAGAGATAAAAATATGCATTGGCTATCGATTAAATGGAAAAGAAATTGAACATTTTCCAAGTCATGCATCTGATCTTGCTAAAGTTGAACCAATTTACAATACAATTGAAGGCTGGATGGAAAAAACTGAAGGAGTACGATCATTTGATAAACTCCCTCTTAATGCACGTAAATACGTTAAAATGATTGAAGAACATTTAGAAACaccag TCAAGTGGATTGGAGTTGGTGCTGGACGTGAAAGTGTTATCGCAATTTAA